The proteins below are encoded in one region of SAR202 cluster bacterium:
- a CDS encoding RidA family protein: MTQSYSRIFKPEGVAPPGGKYNHAVRARGGEFLIIAGQIATDIDGKLVGASDAGAQTKQVFANLDAILKSAGASWDNVVELMYYIVGRKNVQPFMDARTAIFAEKYPKANYPTATLLVVEGLAREELLVEISGVAILP, from the coding sequence ATGACACAGTCCTACTCGAGGATATTCAAGCCTGAAGGGGTGGCCCCTCCTGGAGGCAAGTACAACCACGCCGTCAGGGCGCGCGGCGGCGAGTTCCTGATCATCGCCGGTCAGATTGCGACAGACATAGACGGGAAACTTGTGGGCGCGAGCGACGCGGGGGCGCAGACGAAGCAGGTCTTTGCAAACCTGGACGCCATATTGAAGAGCGCCGGCGCGTCCTGGGACAACGTTGTGGAGCTCATGTACTACATCGTCGGCCGCAAGAACGTCCAGCCGTTCATGGACGCCCGCACAGCCATCTTTGCCGAGAAGTACCCGAAGGCGAACTATCCCACGGCGACGCTTCTGGTCGTAGAGGGCCTTGCCCGCGAGGAGCTGTTGGTGGAAATTTCCGGCGTCGCGATTTTGCCGTAA